The following proteins are co-located in the Dyadobacter chenwenxiniae genome:
- the proS gene encoding proline--tRNA ligase, producing MSKALPTRSENYSEWYNELVKRADLAENSAVRGCMVIKPYGYSIWEKMQRALDDMFKETGHTNAYFPLFIPKSYLSKEASHVEGFAKECAVVTHYRLKNDPNGKGVIVDPDAKLEEELIVRPTSETVIWSTYKNWIQSYRDLPLLINQWANVVRWEMRTRLFLRTAEFLWQEGHTAHATSAEAIAETEQMLDIYAQFAEEWMALPVVKGVKTANERFAGAVNTYCIEALMQDGKALQAGTSHFLGQNFATAFDVKFQDKDGKLEYVWGTSWGVSTRLMGALIMAHSDDAGLVLPPKLAPIQVVIVPIYKNEEQLNLISEKATEISKALKKLGISVKFDNSDAYKPGYKFAEYELKGVPVRLAIGARDLENGTVEVARRDTKTKETVPLEGIAEFIQSLLDNIQESIYNKALAFRDENTTKVDSFEAFNNVLDSKGGFILAHWDGTSETEEKIKEETKATIRCIPLNQEQEAGVCIYSGKPSAGRVVFARAY from the coding sequence ATGAGTAAAGCCTTACCAACCCGAAGTGAAAATTACTCCGAATGGTACAATGAGTTAGTAAAAAGGGCCGATCTGGCCGAAAATTCCGCGGTAAGAGGTTGTATGGTAATCAAGCCATATGGTTATTCGATCTGGGAGAAGATGCAGCGTGCATTGGACGATATGTTCAAGGAAACGGGTCATACCAATGCTTATTTCCCGCTTTTTATCCCTAAATCGTATTTGAGTAAAGAAGCTTCCCACGTGGAAGGTTTTGCCAAGGAATGTGCCGTTGTGACGCATTACCGCCTCAAAAATGATCCCAATGGAAAAGGAGTGATCGTGGATCCGGATGCGAAACTGGAAGAAGAACTGATCGTTCGGCCCACTTCGGAAACAGTGATTTGGAGCACTTACAAGAACTGGATCCAATCCTACCGCGACCTTCCTTTGCTGATTAATCAATGGGCAAATGTGGTGCGCTGGGAAATGCGTACGCGGTTGTTTCTCAGGACTGCTGAGTTTTTGTGGCAGGAAGGGCATACCGCTCACGCAACCTCCGCAGAAGCGATTGCAGAAACCGAACAAATGCTGGATATCTACGCACAGTTCGCCGAAGAATGGATGGCACTTCCGGTTGTTAAAGGTGTTAAAACGGCCAATGAAAGATTTGCAGGCGCAGTGAACACTTATTGCATTGAGGCATTAATGCAGGATGGTAAAGCGTTGCAGGCTGGAACTTCGCACTTTTTAGGACAGAATTTCGCGACTGCTTTTGATGTGAAATTTCAAGATAAGGACGGCAAGCTGGAATATGTCTGGGGCACTTCCTGGGGTGTGAGCACGCGATTGATGGGCGCATTGATCATGGCGCATTCCGATGACGCCGGGCTGGTTTTACCTCCAAAACTGGCGCCTATTCAGGTGGTGATCGTTCCTATTTATAAAAATGAGGAGCAATTAAATTTAATTTCAGAAAAAGCAACAGAGATTTCGAAGGCACTTAAAAAACTGGGGATCAGTGTGAAATTTGACAACAGTGATGCCTACAAACCTGGATATAAATTTGCCGAGTATGAGTTGAAAGGCGTCCCCGTGCGTCTTGCGATAGGCGCGCGCGATCTTGAAAACGGAACGGTTGAAGTTGCACGCAGAGATACAAAAACGAAAGAAACAGTTCCGCTGGAAGGCATTGCTGAATTTATTCAATCGTTGCTCGATAACATTCAGGAATCTATTTACAACAAGGCGCTTGCATTCCGTGATGAAAATACAACGAAGGTGGATTCCTTTGAAGCGTTTAATAATGTGCTTGATTCCAAAGGCGGGTTCATATTAGCGCATTGGGACGGCACGTCAGAAACTGAGGAAAAGATCAAAGAAGAGACAAAAGCTACTATTCGCTGCATTCCCTTGAATCAGGAACAGGAAGCTGGTGTTTGTATTTACTCAGGAAAGCCTTCGGCAGGACGAGTGGTTTTTGCCCGGGCATATTAA
- a CDS encoding shikimate kinase yields MKNVILVGMMSSGKSTLGKKLARLLHYKFVDLDKLIEQDQQSDIPTLFAQKGEPYFREVESRLLKEQASQQGVVLASGGGTPCFHDNMAFIKEMGISVFLDVPAASLAKRIRSHGKDDRPILSGAASLEETLQSKINERLPFYTQADIVIKGEVEASHLLEMLHPLL; encoded by the coding sequence ATGAAAAATGTCATATTAGTCGGTATGATGTCGTCCGGCAAATCGACATTGGGTAAAAAGCTGGCGCGGCTTCTTCATTACAAATTTGTTGATTTGGATAAATTAATTGAGCAGGATCAGCAAAGTGACATTCCTACATTATTTGCCCAAAAAGGCGAACCTTATTTCCGGGAAGTTGAAAGCCGCCTGTTAAAAGAGCAGGCCAGCCAGCAAGGGGTTGTGCTGGCGTCTGGTGGCGGAACACCTTGTTTTCATGATAATATGGCTTTTATCAAAGAAATGGGGATCAGCGTATTTCTGGACGTCCCTGCTGCGAGTCTCGCTAAACGGATCCGGAGCCATGGAAAAGACGACCGCCCGATCCTTTCAGGAGCAGCTTCACTTGAAGAAACACTGCAAAGCAAAATTAACGAGCGCCTGCCATTTTATACCCAAGCCGACATTGTGATAAAAGGCGAGGTGGAAGCCAGCCATTTACTAGAAATGCTTCATCCATTGTTATAA
- a CDS encoding BT_3928 family protein, whose amino-acid sequence MKILAQISRAIVGLLFIFSGLIKLNDPVGTQYKLEEYFEVFATDLPQFHDFFMALVPLALYFSVFLCTAEVVLGIALLVGYKPRTTAWSLLLIIVFFTFLTFYSAYFNKVTDCGCFGAAIKLTPWTSFSKDVFLLALILIIVFYRKKFKALPTGIIVVISTIVSLGIAVYALRHLPILDLLPYRVGASIPAQLKPSEPLRYLYVFDKGGKEVEFEKYPSDTTLVFKEMIVLNEDAKPKITDYKVWNDAGDYTEETFKGKKLFLIIKNLTDINTAALPDINKLINSIRTKGVEPIILTSGNSEEIVKFLSAHQLNAPYYYVDATVLKTISRSNPGLWLLKDGVVKGKWHYNDTPDAEEVIELVK is encoded by the coding sequence ATGAAAATCCTTGCTCAGATCTCACGCGCCATAGTTGGCTTACTCTTCATTTTCTCCGGACTTATCAAACTGAACGATCCCGTTGGGACGCAGTACAAACTGGAAGAGTATTTTGAGGTTTTCGCAACGGACCTGCCCCAATTTCATGATTTTTTCATGGCGCTTGTGCCCCTGGCGCTCTACTTTTCAGTGTTTCTGTGTACCGCAGAAGTTGTTTTGGGCATCGCATTGCTTGTAGGATATAAACCCAGGACAACTGCCTGGTCGCTGCTGCTGATCATTGTCTTTTTCACATTCCTGACATTCTATTCTGCTTATTTTAATAAGGTTACGGATTGCGGCTGCTTTGGCGCGGCGATTAAGCTGACGCCCTGGACTTCTTTTAGCAAAGACGTTTTCCTTCTGGCGCTAATCCTCATCATTGTTTTTTACCGAAAAAAATTCAAAGCATTACCAACAGGAATTATCGTCGTCATTTCTACGATTGTTTCGCTGGGCATCGCAGTTTACGCTTTGAGGCACCTTCCGATCCTGGATCTGCTTCCTTACCGCGTCGGTGCCAGCATTCCCGCGCAATTAAAGCCGTCTGAGCCACTACGCTATCTGTACGTTTTTGATAAAGGCGGCAAAGAGGTAGAATTTGAAAAATATCCAAGTGATACCACATTGGTTTTCAAGGAAATGATCGTGCTGAATGAGGATGCCAAGCCGAAAATTACGGATTACAAAGTCTGGAACGACGCAGGCGATTACACTGAGGAAACATTCAAAGGCAAAAAGCTATTTTTGATCATTAAAAACCTCACAGACATCAATACAGCTGCTCTACCTGACATTAACAAGCTCATTAACAGCATCAGGACAAAAGGCGTGGAGCCGATTATTCTCACATCGGGCAACAGCGAAGAAATCGTAAAATTTCTCTCTGCACATCAGCTCAATGCGCCTTATTATTATGTTGACGCGACGGTTTTAAAAACAATTTCGAGGTCCAATCCCGGCTTATGGCTTCTGAAAGACGGCGTCGTGAAGGGAAAATGGCATTATAATGACACGCCGGATGCAGAAGAAGTAATTGAATTGGTAAAATAG
- a CDS encoding DUF1599 domain-containing protein, whose translation MKSTESEYQEIIQYCQDLFAKKNQDYGTSWRILRIPSLTDQIFIKAQRIRTIQEKGTQKVNEDISSEFIGIINYCVMALIQIAAIEHREEINDTQLTSLYNQQVNEVKELLFNKNHDYGEAWRDMRVSSMTDIILMKLLRIKQIEDNQGLTLVSEGVKAGYQDIINYSVFCLIKSNALQTN comes from the coding sequence GTGAAATCCACAGAATCGGAATATCAGGAAATCATTCAGTATTGCCAAGATCTTTTCGCAAAAAAAAATCAAGATTACGGAACATCCTGGCGCATTTTGCGCATTCCTTCCCTTACCGACCAGATATTCATCAAAGCGCAGCGCATTCGCACCATTCAGGAGAAAGGTACTCAAAAAGTGAATGAAGATATTTCCTCAGAATTCATCGGGATCATCAATTACTGCGTGATGGCATTGATCCAGATTGCTGCCATCGAGCATAGGGAGGAGATCAATGACACCCAATTGACTTCACTATATAATCAGCAAGTGAACGAAGTGAAGGAACTGCTGTTTAATAAAAATCATGATTATGGAGAAGCTTGGCGCGATATGCGCGTTAGTTCTATGACCGATATCATTCTCATGAAGTTGTTAAGGATCAAACAAATTGAAGACAATCAGGGATTAACGCTTGTCTCTGAGGGGGTTAAAGCCGGATATCAGGACATTATCAACTATTCTGTTTTTTGTTTGATCAAATCCAATGCTTTGCAAACCAATTGA
- the folP gene encoding dihydropteroate synthase, which yields MLQVSKKTLNIRGKLLDLSTPAVMGILNITPDSFYEGSRMQSEDELLSKAGQMLAEGATMVDIGGYSTRPGAREVEAAEESDRVESAVVPLNKNFPELIISVDTFRSQVAKRAIETGAHIVNDVSGGTLDEQMFEVVSALHVPYILMHMRGTPQTMSTMTTYNQLVPDILKDLKGKMDKLRSLGVVDIIVDPGFGFAKNTKQNFALLQHLSEFSLLDCPILVGISRKATIYKTLHVSAGEALNGTTVMNTMALERGASIIRVHDVKPAAEAVKLWLAASSVN from the coding sequence ATGTTGCAAGTTAGCAAAAAAACGCTCAACATCAGGGGCAAACTCCTTGATCTGTCCACACCGGCAGTGATGGGAATTCTTAACATCACACCCGATTCATTTTACGAAGGTAGCCGGATGCAATCTGAGGATGAGTTGCTCTCGAAAGCCGGGCAGATGCTGGCTGAGGGTGCAACAATGGTTGATATTGGCGGATACTCCACGCGGCCCGGGGCCAGGGAAGTGGAGGCAGCGGAAGAGTCGGATAGGGTGGAGTCGGCAGTGGTGCCACTGAATAAGAATTTCCCTGAACTTATCATTTCTGTGGATACATTTCGTTCTCAGGTGGCCAAACGGGCAATAGAAACAGGTGCGCACATCGTTAATGATGTTTCCGGAGGCACTCTGGATGAGCAGATGTTTGAAGTTGTCAGCGCATTGCATGTCCCATATATACTTATGCATATGCGCGGGACGCCGCAAACGATGAGCACAATGACGACTTATAATCAGCTCGTTCCGGATATTTTGAAGGATTTGAAAGGAAAAATGGATAAGTTGAGATCACTGGGAGTGGTGGATATCATAGTAGATCCCGGTTTTGGATTTGCCAAGAACACGAAGCAGAATTTTGCGTTATTGCAGCATTTGTCCGAATTCAGCTTGTTAGACTGTCCTATTTTGGTCGGCATCTCGCGTAAGGCAACCATTTATAAAACGCTTCATGTTTCGGCCGGAGAAGCATTAAATGGTACGACAGTCATGAATACGATGGCTTTGGAGCGAGGTGCTTCGATCATCAGGGTGCACGATGTGAAACCTGCCGCGGAGGCGGTAAAACTGTGGCTGGCTGCTTCCAGTGTGAATTAA
- the cdaA gene encoding diadenylate cyclase CdaA — MRVGFLNINWADVLDVFLVAVLLYQVFTLVRGSIASRVFLGYLFVYVFYLVVKGLGLGLLTAILQYFMGVGAVALIVIFQQEIRRFLLIIGKSTIYTNNGLLKKVMGSSVLDLKGKNLREIVDASKTIASNFTGALIVVNKRDDLSKFVETGELLDARVSKPLLVSLFNQYSELHDGAIIIVDGILKAARCVLPVADGVDVPSSLGFRHRAAMGMSEATDAIVIVISEQTGKISLAVEGELHSNIPYSELENRIEEYLNSDVQRMPK; from the coding sequence ATGCGTGTGGGTTTTTTGAACATCAATTGGGCCGACGTCCTGGATGTTTTTTTGGTGGCCGTTCTTCTTTATCAGGTTTTTACACTTGTCCGTGGAAGCATTGCCAGCCGGGTTTTTCTCGGTTACTTGTTTGTATACGTGTTTTATCTGGTTGTGAAAGGACTGGGACTGGGCTTACTCACTGCCATTTTGCAATATTTCATGGGCGTTGGAGCCGTGGCATTGATCGTCATTTTTCAACAGGAAATCAGGCGGTTTCTGCTCATTATCGGTAAATCCACGATTTATACGAATAATGGTTTGCTTAAAAAAGTGATGGGCAGTTCGGTCCTGGATCTGAAAGGCAAGAATCTCAGAGAAATTGTTGATGCTTCTAAAACCATTGCTTCCAATTTTACCGGCGCATTGATCGTGGTTAACAAGCGCGATGATCTTAGTAAATTTGTGGAGACCGGGGAATTGCTGGATGCACGTGTTTCCAAGCCGCTGCTTGTTTCTTTATTCAATCAATATAGTGAGCTGCATGACGGGGCTATTATCATTGTGGATGGCATTTTGAAAGCCGCGCGATGTGTTTTGCCCGTTGCCGATGGCGTAGATGTTCCTTCGTCACTGGGTTTCCGGCACCGTGCAGCCATGGGGATGAGCGAGGCCACGGATGCGATTGTCATTGTGATTTCTGAGCAGACGGGTAAAATTTCCCTGGCTGTGGAAGGAGAGCTTCACAGCAACATCCCTTATTCAGAGCTGGAAAATCGCATCGAAGAATACTTGAATTCGGACGTACAACGTATGCCCAAATAA
- the rpsT gene encoding 30S ribosomal protein S20: MANHKSALKRIRANETKRLRNRYQHKTTRSYIKKLRETTDKAVAVEVYKTVSSMLDRLAKKNIIHKKKASNQKSKLARLVNSIAVAA; encoded by the coding sequence ATGGCAAATCATAAATCAGCATTAAAAAGAATCCGCGCTAACGAAACTAAGCGTTTGCGTAATCGCTACCAACACAAAACTACACGTTCATACATAAAGAAATTGCGTGAAACGACTGATAAGGCAGTAGCTGTTGAAGTTTACAAAACTGTATCTTCAATGTTGGATCGTTTGGCAAAGAAAAACATCATCCACAAGAAAAAAGCTTCTAACCAGAAGTCGAAGTTGGCCAGGTTGGTTAATTCGATTGCAGTAGCAGCATAA
- a CDS encoding beta-propeller fold lactonase family protein codes for MKKVALFAGLAALGAVPAIAQSPINFNARGLVVVSDADMAASALVDGKLLRDNTAKDLLTTIKFPVERGSKGIGSALVSNSVLASGKTLAVPATGTLAYVLDSRLRPEDGVNEYKDASAEFPAGEKLFVVDITNLAAPKAKFGFAVGKKPNAIDVNKNELILTTNDVGKELVFIEAGPDGKPARFLNLPAAIDTTSKIIDITWHPSGDFIAFTLDNSNEVGLYKVIREAGKLKNVEMVGKPIKVGTEPSFGRFSADGRHYFVLDTKSATPGKGAGDGEILVVNFSMDGAIEHKVAAQVPAGTNTGSFAISPDGSMLVTVNAGKSGAPWTEAGSGTGASLSLYKVTAATGALTKVADYPFEGIYPQSVAFDKDGSNIAVSVFEYLQYGTGNGGVEFWTVAKGDSPSLKKQGATISVGKGAHTLRVIP; via the coding sequence ATGAAAAAAGTCGCATTATTTGCTGGTTTGGCAGCGCTCGGAGCAGTTCCCGCGATTGCTCAATCGCCCATTAACTTTAATGCCCGGGGTTTGGTTGTTGTTTCGGATGCTGATATGGCGGCATCGGCATTGGTTGATGGGAAGCTGTTAAGAGACAATACTGCAAAAGACCTTCTTACAACAATCAAATTTCCGGTTGAGCGCGGGAGCAAAGGCATAGGGAGCGCGCTTGTGTCAAACTCTGTGCTCGCATCCGGAAAAACACTGGCTGTGCCCGCAACAGGAACGCTAGCCTACGTGCTCGATAGCAGGCTTCGTCCTGAGGATGGCGTAAATGAATATAAGGATGCGTCTGCTGAATTTCCGGCAGGAGAAAAATTGTTCGTTGTTGACATTACCAACCTTGCCGCACCAAAAGCAAAGTTTGGATTTGCTGTTGGCAAAAAACCAAATGCCATTGACGTAAACAAAAACGAGCTGATACTGACCACGAATGATGTTGGAAAAGAGCTCGTTTTCATCGAAGCGGGACCGGATGGTAAACCTGCGCGTTTTCTGAACCTGCCCGCTGCGATTGATACAACGAGCAAGATTATCGACATTACCTGGCATCCATCAGGTGATTTTATTGCTTTTACACTGGATAATTCCAATGAAGTAGGACTCTATAAAGTGATCCGGGAAGCGGGGAAATTGAAGAATGTTGAAATGGTTGGAAAACCGATCAAGGTTGGAACAGAACCTTCGTTTGGAAGATTCTCAGCGGATGGAAGGCATTATTTCGTACTGGATACCAAGTCTGCAACGCCAGGTAAGGGAGCAGGTGACGGGGAAATTCTGGTGGTCAATTTCTCGATGGACGGTGCGATTGAGCATAAAGTGGCTGCGCAAGTTCCGGCGGGAACAAATACAGGTTCATTTGCAATCAGTCCGGATGGGTCCATGCTGGTAACTGTGAATGCGGGTAAAAGCGGTGCGCCCTGGACAGAAGCAGGCTCAGGAACCGGTGCTTCGCTTTCATTGTATAAAGTTACGGCTGCAACTGGCGCGTTGACCAAAGTGGCTGATTATCCTTTTGAAGGAATTTATCCGCAGAGCGTTGCCTTTGACAAGGATGGTTCAAACATTGCGGTGTCCGTATTTGAATATCTCCAATATGGCACGGGAAATGGGGGAGTTGAGTTCTGGACAGTCGCAAAAGGCGATTCGCCATCGCTTAAAAAGCAGGGAGCGACGATCAGCGTAGGCAAAGGTGCCCATACATTGCGGGTTATCCCTTGA
- a CDS encoding ABC-F family ATP-binding cassette domain-containing protein: MITVQNVSLRYGKRVLFDEVNIKFVPGNCYGVIGANGAGKSTFLKILSGEIEPQTGNVSMNPGERMTFLKQDQFEFDAYTVMDTVILGHERLYKIMKEREAIYEKEEFTDADGEKAAELEAEFADLNGWEAETEAAQLLSGLGLLEEQHSALMSDLNANDKVRVLLAQALFGNPDVLLLDEPTNNLDVETVLWLENFLADFKNTVIVVSHDRHFLDEVCTHVVDIDFSKVQMFSGNYSFWYESSQLALKQRQDQNKKSEDKRKELEEFIRRFSANASKSKQATSRAKLLDKLTIDDIKPSSRKYPYIAFKSEREVGDQLLRVEGLSKTADDGTKLFDNISFNVNKGDKIAFVSRNVMAISSFFDIINEEQKADKGSYTWGVTITKSYFTKDPTSFFDVDLNLVDWLRQYSEEKDESFIRGFLGRMLFSGEESLKKAKVLSGGEKVRCMLSRTMLSGANALVLDDPTNHLDLESITALNNGLIDFSGCLLFYSHDHQFVHTIANRIIEIGPKGILDKLMTYDEFLKDETVKQQRQKLY; the protein is encoded by the coding sequence ATGATTACGGTTCAGAACGTATCATTGCGATACGGCAAAAGGGTATTATTCGATGAGGTTAATATAAAGTTTGTTCCCGGCAATTGTTATGGTGTGATCGGAGCGAATGGCGCTGGGAAATCTACATTCTTGAAAATACTTTCAGGCGAAATAGAACCGCAAACAGGGAATGTAAGCATGAATCCGGGGGAAAGGATGACTTTCCTGAAACAGGATCAGTTCGAATTTGACGCCTATACGGTGATGGATACGGTAATCCTCGGCCATGAGCGCCTATATAAAATCATGAAGGAGCGTGAGGCGATTTATGAAAAGGAAGAATTCACTGATGCAGACGGAGAGAAAGCAGCAGAGCTCGAAGCCGAATTTGCGGATTTAAATGGCTGGGAAGCGGAAACCGAAGCTGCGCAACTACTGAGCGGGCTGGGCCTTTTAGAGGAACAGCACAGTGCCTTAATGAGCGACCTCAATGCGAATGATAAAGTCCGCGTTTTGCTTGCACAGGCTCTTTTTGGAAATCCGGACGTGTTACTGCTGGATGAGCCTACCAACAACCTGGATGTTGAAACGGTGCTTTGGCTCGAAAATTTCCTTGCCGATTTCAAAAATACAGTGATCGTAGTTTCTCACGACAGGCACTTCCTGGATGAGGTTTGTACGCACGTTGTGGATATCGATTTCAGCAAAGTGCAGATGTTTTCTGGTAACTACTCTTTCTGGTATGAATCGAGCCAGCTTGCTTTAAAGCAGCGCCAGGACCAGAATAAGAAGTCTGAGGATAAGCGTAAGGAACTGGAAGAATTTATCAGAAGATTCAGTGCCAACGCTTCGAAATCGAAGCAGGCAACTTCCCGTGCGAAACTCTTGGATAAGCTTACCATTGATGACATTAAGCCATCGTCGCGTAAATATCCATACATCGCATTCAAGTCTGAAAGAGAAGTTGGCGATCAGCTTCTGCGTGTTGAAGGCTTGTCAAAGACGGCTGACGACGGCACGAAGCTTTTTGATAATATCAGTTTCAATGTTAATAAAGGGGATAAAATTGCATTCGTTAGCCGTAATGTAATGGCTATCAGCTCTTTCTTCGACATTATCAACGAAGAACAGAAAGCCGACAAAGGATCGTACACCTGGGGAGTGACCATTACGAAGTCATACTTCACAAAAGATCCGACTTCGTTTTTCGACGTGGATCTGAATCTGGTTGACTGGTTGCGCCAATATTCCGAAGAAAAGGACGAAAGCTTTATCCGTGGATTTTTGGGACGGATGCTTTTCTCTGGTGAAGAATCTCTTAAAAAAGCAAAAGTGTTGTCGGGAGGTGAGAAGGTCCGTTGTATGCTTTCGAGAACAATGCTTTCAGGCGCTAATGCATTGGTTTTGGATGACCCAACTAACCACCTGGACCTTGAATCGATTACTGCATTGAACAACGGTTTGATCGATTTTTCAGGTTGTCTTCTGTTCTATTCGCATGATCACCAGTTCGTTCATACGATTGCGAACAGGATCATTGAAATAGGGCCGAAAGGGATTTTGGATAAATTAATGACTTACGACGAATTCCTGAAAGACGAAACTGTGAAGCAGCAACGTCAGAAGCTGTACTAA
- a CDS encoding gluconate 2-dehydrogenase subunit 3 family protein produces MKRRDSLKALTLSSLGLSALNPQVALAEQRELDAQTPPETPLKIPGGRTKEEAIRDAKLMKEKFLTASEMATIKVLVDIIIPADDKSGSASQAGVPDFIEFIAKDMPQNQVPLRGGLKWLDLESNKRFTKGFTLLTKAQQLQIVDDIAYPEKAKPMHSQGVAFFNLMRNLTASGYYTSKIGIADLGYMGNTPNVWEGVPADVLKQYGLSYE; encoded by the coding sequence ATGAAACGTAGAGATTCATTAAAAGCATTGACGCTCAGCTCCTTGGGTTTATCTGCGCTCAACCCGCAGGTTGCTTTGGCTGAACAGAGAGAACTTGATGCCCAAACCCCGCCGGAAACACCCCTTAAAATTCCGGGCGGACGGACAAAGGAAGAGGCCATCCGTGATGCAAAGCTGATGAAGGAAAAATTCCTCACAGCTTCCGAAATGGCGACAATAAAAGTGTTGGTTGACATTATTATTCCTGCGGACGATAAGTCCGGCAGCGCGTCACAAGCTGGCGTTCCGGATTTCATCGAGTTTATTGCCAAAGATATGCCCCAAAACCAGGTCCCTTTGCGCGGCGGGCTTAAATGGTTAGACCTGGAATCAAACAAAAGATTCACGAAAGGCTTCACCCTGTTGACAAAGGCCCAGCAATTGCAAATCGTGGACGACATTGCCTATCCCGAAAAAGCAAAGCCAATGCATAGCCAGGGCGTTGCATTCTTCAATCTGATGCGTAACCTTACTGCATCCGGTTACTATACATCCAAAATAGGCATTGCTGACCTTGGTTATATGGGCAACACCCCAAATGTTTGGGAAGGTGTCCCTGCGGATGTTTTAAAGCAATATGGTTTGAGCTACGAATAA